The following proteins come from a genomic window of Blattabacterium cuenoti:
- a CDS encoding cysteine desulfurase family protein, translating into MKRAYLDNAASTPIRNEVLKVIMNTLKSSLGNPSSVQHSYGRETRSILEESRICIAKNIKASPSEIIFTSGGTEANNLVLRSSVLDLGIKHILTSQLEHLSVLQTILDLSIRYKISVDFISINKKGILDFNNMEKFLKKNIYKKTLVSLMYANNEIGNLLEVDQVVFLCQKYNAYFHSDTIQGIGNLPINMEKLSCDFATASAHKFYGPKGIGFAFVRHHILKKMKPFMTGGVQEYGIRSGTENIHGIAGLSEALRLSSCNFTSHIKKIQDLKSYCISELKKIIPNIIFNGLSYHPEKSIPSILNFLYPIKPDHLFYFHLDLMGVSVSKGSSCNRKNQKISHVIQSITDEYLLKQTMPIRISFGIFNEKKDIDLLVNTLKKIRK; encoded by the coding sequence ATGAAACGAGCATATTTGGATAACGCAGCTTCCACTCCTATAAGAAATGAAGTTTTGAAAGTAATAATGAATACATTAAAATCCTCATTAGGAAATCCTTCTTCTGTACAGCACAGTTATGGAAGAGAAACTCGTTCAATTTTAGAGGAATCTAGGATTTGTATTGCAAAAAATATTAAAGCATCTCCTTCTGAGATTATTTTTACTTCAGGAGGAACTGAAGCCAATAATCTCGTATTAAGATCTTCAGTATTAGATTTAGGTATCAAACATATTCTAACCTCACAATTAGAACATCTATCCGTATTACAAACAATTTTAGATCTATCTATTAGATACAAAATATCTGTAGATTTTATTTCAATTAATAAAAAAGGAATATTAGATTTCAATAACATGGAAAAATTTTTGAAAAAAAATATATATAAAAAAACACTTGTTAGTTTAATGTATGCTAATAATGAGATTGGAAATTTGTTAGAGGTAGATCAAGTAGTTTTTTTATGTCAAAAATATAATGCTTATTTTCATTCGGATACTATACAAGGGATAGGAAATCTTCCTATTAATATGGAAAAATTATCCTGTGATTTTGCTACTGCAAGTGCACACAAATTTTATGGACCAAAAGGAATTGGGTTTGCTTTTGTAAGACATCATATTTTAAAAAAAATGAAACCTTTTATGACTGGTGGAGTTCAGGAATATGGAATTCGTTCAGGTACGGAAAACATACATGGAATTGCTGGATTATCAGAAGCTTTACGATTATCTTCTTGTAATTTTACAAGTCATATAAAAAAAATACAAGATTTAAAATCTTATTGTATTTCAGAATTAAAAAAAATAATTCCCAATATCATTTTTAATGGATTATCATATCATCCTGAAAAAAGCATCCCCTCAATATTAAATTTTTTGTATCCCATAAAACCGGATCATTTGTTTTATTTTCATTTAGATTTAATGGGAGTTTCTGTTTCTAAAGGAAGTTCTTGCAATCGAAAGAATCAGAAAATATCTCATGTAATTCAATCTATAACAGATGAATATTTATTAAAACAAACAATGCCTATTAGAATTTCTTTTGGAATTTTTAATGAAAAAAAAGATATAGATTTACTTGTAAATACTCTTAAAAAAATTAGAAAATAA
- the rny gene encoding ribonuclease Y, giving the protein MEINVGFSVLMGFVIGIITCYFFGKKTILKKYIQLLKKANFQSKKIINNAEKEGESIKKKKMIQAKEKFIELKSKHEKDVYLREKKIIDIENKTKEKENRLSKEIEIYFKKNNRLESQIHDYEKKYKILKKKQEEFKNMHLQQVELLEKISNFSSEEAKNELIEILKEEAKIKAQTHIQNIIEESQLTAKMSAKKIVIQAIQRIGTEQAVENAVSVFNIESDDVKGRIIGREGRNIRALEKATGVEIIVDDTPEAILLSCFNPIRREIARLSLHKLVIDGRIHPARIEEIVEKTERQIEEEIIEVGKKNIIDLGIHRIHPELIRMIGRMKYRSSYGQNLLQHSREVSHLSGILASELGLNSKLAKRAGLLHDIGKVPENESELPHAILGMQWAEKYGENMEVCNAIGSHHDEIEMKVLLSPIIQVSDSISGARPGVRRNSFESYSKRLKNLEDIALSFDGVNKAFAIQAGRELRVLVESDKIDDKKAFQLSCDITEKIKNEMTYPGQIKVTVIRETRAVQIAR; this is encoded by the coding sequence ATGGAAATAAATGTTGGATTTTCGGTCCTAATGGGGTTTGTGATTGGAATTATTACATGTTATTTTTTTGGAAAAAAAACTATATTAAAAAAATATATCCAATTATTGAAAAAAGCTAATTTTCAATCAAAAAAAATCATAAACAATGCAGAAAAAGAAGGAGAATCCATAAAAAAAAAGAAAATGATTCAAGCAAAAGAGAAATTTATAGAACTTAAATCTAAACATGAAAAAGACGTTTATTTGAGAGAAAAAAAAATAATTGATATAGAAAACAAAACAAAAGAAAAAGAAAATAGATTGTCTAAAGAAATAGAGATTTATTTTAAAAAAAATAATCGTTTAGAATCACAAATACATGATTACGAAAAAAAATATAAAATTCTTAAAAAAAAACAAGAAGAATTTAAAAATATGCATTTACAACAAGTAGAATTACTTGAAAAAATATCGAATTTTTCTTCTGAAGAAGCTAAAAATGAATTAATTGAAATTCTGAAAGAAGAGGCAAAAATAAAAGCACAAACTCACATACAAAACATTATAGAAGAATCACAATTAACTGCAAAAATGTCGGCAAAAAAAATTGTAATTCAAGCAATTCAAAGAATTGGAACCGAACAAGCCGTAGAAAATGCTGTATCCGTTTTTAACATAGAATCAGATGATGTTAAAGGTCGTATAATCGGAAGAGAAGGAAGAAATATAAGAGCTCTAGAAAAAGCAACGGGAGTAGAAATTATTGTAGATGATACTCCAGAAGCCATTCTTTTATCTTGCTTTAACCCTATAAGAAGAGAAATAGCTAGATTATCTCTTCACAAATTAGTTATAGATGGACGTATACATCCAGCTAGAATCGAAGAAATAGTAGAAAAAACAGAAAGACAAATTGAAGAGGAGATTATAGAAGTAGGAAAAAAAAACATTATAGATTTAGGAATTCATAGAATTCATCCAGAATTAATCAGAATGATAGGAAGAATGAAATATCGTTCTTCTTATGGACAAAATCTTTTACAACATTCTCGTGAAGTTTCTCATTTATCAGGAATATTGGCCTCTGAATTGGGATTAAATTCAAAATTGGCAAAACGTGCTGGATTATTACATGATATAGGAAAAGTACCTGAAAACGAATCAGAACTACCTCATGCTATTTTAGGAATGCAGTGGGCAGAAAAATATGGAGAAAATATGGAAGTTTGTAATGCCATTGGTTCACATCATGATGAAATAGAAATGAAAGTACTATTGTCTCCCATAATACAAGTTTCAGATTCTATTAGTGGAGCCCGTCCTGGAGTAAGAAGAAATTCTTTTGAATCTTATTCAAAAAGGCTAAAAAATTTGGAGGATATAGCGTTGAGTTTTGATGGAGTTAATAAAGCTTTTGCCATACAAGCAGGAAGAGAATTACGTGTATTAGTTGAAAGTGATAAAATCGATGATAAAAAAGCTTTTCAATTATCTTGTGATATAACAGAAAAAATAAAAAACGAAATGACTTATCCTGGTCAAATTAAAGTAACAGTGATAAGAGAAACTCGAGCTGTACAAATAGCTAGATAA
- a CDS encoding deoxyhypusine synthase family protein, with translation MKDSPITSFIKKYFLHFNALTLSEAAKAYKYHIQNNGKMMVTLAGAMSTAELGKILSEMIRKDQIHIISCTGANLEEDLLNLIAHSHYKKIPNYRDLTPDEEKNFLKKGYYRVTDTCIPEEQAFKKLQKHILKIWTRAKEKSERYFPHEYIYQLLLENILKPYYDIDSENSWVLAAAKKNIPLIVPGWEDSTIGNIFASYCMKKLFQPFLVKNGIEYMIFLAKWYQKESIKHKIGFFQIGGGISGDFPICVVPMLSQDIGFHSTPFWSYFCQISDSTTSYGSYSGAIPNEKITWGKLDKDTPKFIIESDATIVAPLIFAYILNM, from the coding sequence ATGAAAGACTCTCCTATAACTTCTTTTATTAAAAAATACTTCCTTCATTTTAATGCTTTAACTTTATCAGAAGCCGCTAAAGCGTATAAATATCATATTCAAAATAATGGAAAAATGATGGTAACACTAGCCGGTGCAATGAGTACTGCTGAATTAGGAAAGATATTATCTGAAATGATCCGAAAAGATCAAATTCATATTATTTCTTGTACAGGAGCAAATTTGGAAGAAGATCTATTGAATTTGATAGCTCATTCTCATTATAAAAAGATACCTAACTATAGAGATTTAACTCCTGATGAGGAAAAAAATTTCTTAAAAAAAGGTTATTACAGAGTAACTGATACTTGTATTCCAGAAGAACAAGCTTTTAAAAAATTACAAAAACATATATTAAAAATATGGACAAGAGCGAAAGAAAAATCAGAACGTTATTTTCCTCATGAATACATTTATCAATTATTATTAGAAAATATTTTAAAACCCTATTACGACATAGATTCAGAAAACAGTTGGGTATTAGCTGCAGCAAAAAAAAATATTCCCTTAATAGTTCCAGGATGGGAAGATAGCACAATTGGAAATATTTTTGCCTCATATTGTATGAAAAAACTATTTCAACCTTTTCTTGTAAAGAACGGAATTGAATATATGATATTTTTAGCAAAATGGTATCAAAAAGAATCTATCAAACATAAAATAGGTTTTTTTCAAATTGGAGGAGGTATTTCAGGAGATTTTCCTATTTGTGTGGTTCCCATGTTATCTCAAGATATAGGATTTCATTCTACTCCGTTTTGGTCTTATTTTTGTCAAATTTCTGATTCAACAACCAGTTATGGATCTTATTCTGGAGCTATTCCCAACGAAAAAATAACTTGGGGAAAACTTGATAAAGATACTCCAAAATTTATCATTGAATCAGATGCTACTATAGTTGCTCCGCTTATTTTCGCATATATATTAAATATGTAA
- the lpdA gene encoding dihydrolipoyl dehydrogenase, with protein sequence MKNLYDLVVIGSGPGGYISAIRASQLGLRTALIEKYQELGGTCLNVGCIPSKSLLDSSKYFSLAKNNYSSHGIFFEKLFFDFQKMMDRKNEVVKNINNGVKYLMKKNKIDLYQGIGSFKTKNILFLKDRKSLKEKKEIQFQYCIISTGSKPLCLSHLNFHLENRILSSTEALHLKEIPNQLIIIGGGIIGLELGSIFNRLGSKIIIIEPMDKIISNMDDSLSQEMRKILEKSSIQIETSLSVSNIFKENHEKISVFAKYHNGKEVKFIGDYCLLSIGRRPYTKNLGLEHINIQTNKKGFILVNDDLQTSVKNIYAIGDVIGGKMLAHKAEEEGLYVVEHMVGQKPNKLNYDLIPSIIYTYPEVASIGRSENEIKKNKIEYNIGIFPMKILARARTSGCTDGFLKMISHKKTDEILGVHIIGDHASDMIMEASVAMEFRSSSEDIYRICHPHPTLSESFKEAALLNFENRSIHM encoded by the coding sequence ATGAAAAATTTATATGATCTTGTTGTTATTGGTTCTGGACCAGGAGGATATATTTCCGCTATCAGAGCAAGTCAATTGGGTCTTCGTACTGCTCTTATAGAGAAATATCAGGAACTAGGCGGAACATGTTTAAATGTAGGTTGTATTCCTTCTAAATCTCTTTTAGATTCTTCTAAATATTTTTCATTAGCTAAAAATAATTATTCTTCACATGGAATTTTTTTTGAAAAATTATTTTTTGATTTCCAAAAAATGATGGATAGAAAAAATGAGGTAGTAAAGAACATAAATAATGGAGTGAAATATTTAATGAAGAAAAACAAAATTGATTTGTATCAAGGAATCGGTTCATTTAAAACCAAAAATATTCTGTTTTTAAAAGATAGAAAATCATTGAAAGAAAAAAAAGAAATACAATTTCAATATTGTATCATATCTACAGGATCTAAACCTTTATGCTTATCTCATTTAAATTTTCATCTAGAAAATAGAATTCTTTCTTCTACAGAAGCTCTTCATTTAAAAGAAATTCCAAATCAATTAATCATAATTGGAGGAGGAATCATTGGATTAGAATTAGGTTCTATTTTTAATAGATTAGGAAGTAAAATTATCATCATAGAACCTATGGACAAAATCATATCAAATATGGATGATTCTTTAAGTCAGGAAATGCGAAAAATATTAGAAAAATCTTCTATTCAAATAGAAACCTCTTTATCTGTTTCCAATATTTTTAAAGAAAATCATGAAAAAATATCTGTTTTTGCAAAATATCATAATGGAAAAGAAGTGAAGTTTATAGGAGATTATTGTCTTTTATCAATAGGAAGAAGACCATATACAAAAAATTTAGGTTTAGAACATATAAATATTCAAACAAATAAAAAAGGATTCATACTTGTAAATGATGATTTACAAACTTCTGTAAAGAATATCTATGCAATAGGAGATGTTATAGGAGGAAAAATGTTAGCACATAAGGCTGAAGAAGAAGGATTATATGTAGTGGAACATATGGTGGGACAAAAACCAAATAAATTAAATTATGATTTAATCCCATCAATAATTTATACTTACCCTGAAGTAGCCAGTATTGGACGTTCAGAAAATGAAATTAAGAAAAATAAAATAGAATATAATATAGGAATTTTTCCTATGAAAATATTAGCTAGGGCTCGTACAAGTGGCTGTACAGATGGTTTTTTAAAAATGATTTCTCACAAAAAAACAGATGAAATATTAGGAGTCCATATCATTGGAGATCATGCTTCAGATATGATTATGGAAGCATCTGTAGCTATGGAATTCCGATCCTCTTCAGAAGATATATATAGAATATGTCACCCGCATCCTACTTTAAGTGAATCATTTAAAGAAGCCGCTTTATTAAATTTTGAAAATCGTTCTATACATATGTAA
- the ung gene encoding uracil-DNA glycosylase, with translation MMILGEKSEINFDWISLLKDEFHKPYFIKLLKILRIEYNRFICFPKQKNIFFCLKYCSFQRLKVVILGQDPYHEKNQADGLCFSVPNGIPIPASLKNIFTEVNNCLNLKKTSCYPMSGSLIYWSKQGVLLLNSILTVRKGFPMSHRNIGWELFTDQIIQTISNRKKNIVFLLWGKYAQKKIPLINSFHDHYVLKTSHPSPFSAHMGFLGSKHFEKTNNFLKKKGKKTIFWNFWH, from the coding sequence ATGATGATACTAGGAGAAAAATCAGAGATCAATTTTGATTGGATTTCTTTATTAAAAGATGAATTTCATAAACCTTATTTTATAAAATTATTGAAAATTCTTAGAATTGAATATAATCGTTTTATTTGTTTTCCTAAACAAAAAAATATATTTTTTTGTTTAAAATATTGTTCTTTTCAAAGATTAAAAGTAGTTATTCTAGGACAAGATCCTTATCATGAAAAAAATCAAGCGGATGGTCTTTGTTTTTCTGTTCCTAATGGAATACCTATTCCTGCCTCATTAAAAAATATTTTTACAGAAGTGAATAATTGTTTGAATTTAAAAAAAACAAGTTGTTATCCTATGAGTGGATCTTTAATTTATTGGTCAAAGCAAGGAGTGTTATTATTAAATTCAATATTAACAGTCAGAAAAGGTTTTCCTATGTCTCATAGAAATATAGGATGGGAACTTTTTACAGATCAAATCATACAAACTATTTCCAATCGAAAAAAAAATATTGTTTTTCTTTTATGGGGAAAGTATGCTCAAAAAAAAATACCTTTAATCAATTCTTTTCATGATCATTACGTTTTAAAAACCTCACATCCATCTCCTTTTTCTGCTCATATGGGTTTTTTAGGATCTAAACATTTTGAAAAAACCAATAATTTTCTGAAAAAAAAAGGAAAGAAAACTATATTTTGGAATTTTTGGCATTAA
- a CDS encoding 4Fe-4S dicluster domain-containing protein, with product MSIKITEKCINCGACEPECPNQAIYEGGKKWRMSDGTSLKKKKILDLDPTIFQEPKKKDIYFIVPEKCTECVGFYDRPQCIIICPVQCCIPDTKNYENKGELIQKKNFLHGNL from the coding sequence ATGTCCATAAAAATTACAGAAAAATGCATAAATTGTGGAGCTTGTGAACCTGAGTGTCCTAATCAAGCAATTTATGAAGGAGGAAAAAAATGGAGAATGTCAGATGGAACTTCTTTGAAAAAGAAGAAAATATTAGATCTAGATCCAACTATATTTCAAGAACCCAAAAAAAAGGATATATATTTTATTGTTCCGGAAAAATGTACAGAATGCGTGGGTTTTTATGATCGACCTCAATGTATTATAATTTGTCCAGTTCAATGTTGTATTCCAGATACAAAAAATTATGAAAATAAAGGGGAGCTTATTCAAAAAAAGAATTTTTTGCATGGAAATCTTTAG
- a CDS encoding acyl-CoA reductase: MIKTFDKLGSFLREVKKFYPHNKYLSKHYKKFFFSFLKIIKKITIENQWFRIEDLLITFDQWGKTLKKEKLESWMSKYYFPKKKYKKILVIMPGNVPMVGFHDFLCVILSGHKIIIKLSEEDNLLLPFLCKIIIHEKPMLKNKIKFTNNIFYEKFDYVIATGNNNTSRYFEYYFRKYPVLLRKSRTSVAVLQGRETEEELILLNKDMLTYSGRGCRNVGKIFIPHDYNVHWILKKSFISEYITKNYKYTDNYKYYLSIYTMNKVSFQKNHFVLLKEEKNYRSPISVVYYEFYNNLNQLKKIIVENSNDIQCIVSKNFLEKETLFGKTQYPKLENYADEIDTIQFLNG, from the coding sequence ATGATTAAAACTTTTGATAAATTAGGATCTTTTTTAAGGGAAGTTAAAAAATTTTATCCACATAACAAGTATTTATCCAAACATTATAAAAAGTTTTTTTTTTCTTTTCTAAAAATTATTAAAAAAATAACTATTGAAAATCAATGGTTTAGAATAGAGGATTTATTAATAACTTTTGATCAATGGGGAAAAACTCTTAAAAAAGAAAAGTTAGAATCTTGGATGAGTAAATATTATTTTCCAAAAAAAAAATATAAAAAAATTCTTGTTATTATGCCTGGAAATGTTCCAATGGTTGGATTTCATGATTTTTTGTGTGTGATTTTATCAGGACATAAAATCATAATTAAATTATCTGAAGAAGATAATTTATTACTTCCATTTTTATGTAAAATAATAATACATGAAAAACCCATGTTAAAAAATAAAATCAAATTTACAAATAACATTTTTTATGAAAAATTTGATTATGTAATAGCCACTGGAAATAATAATACATCTCGTTATTTTGAATATTATTTTAGAAAATATCCTGTTTTACTTAGAAAAAGTAGAACTTCTGTAGCTGTGTTACAAGGAAGGGAAACAGAAGAGGAATTAATTCTTTTGAATAAAGACATGTTAACTTATTCGGGAAGGGGATGTAGAAATGTAGGAAAAATATTTATCCCTCATGATTATAATGTTCATTGGATTTTAAAAAAATCATTTATATCCGAATATATTACAAAAAATTACAAGTATACAGACAATTATAAGTATTATCTCTCTATCTATACTATGAACAAAGTTAGCTTTCAAAAAAATCATTTCGTTCTTTTGAAAGAAGAAAAAAATTATCGTAGTCCAATATCTGTAGTTTATTATGAATTTTATAATAATTTAAATCAGTTAAAAAAAATAATTGTAGAAAACAGTAACGATATACAATGTATCGTTTCTAAAAATTTTTTAGAAAAAGAAACACTTTTCGGAAAAACACAATATCCAAAATTAGAAAACTATGCAGATGAAATAGACACAATTCAATTTTTAAATGGGTGA
- the ribD gene encoding bifunctional diaminohydroxyphosphoribosylaminopyrimidine deaminase/5-amino-6-(5-phosphoribosylamino)uracil reductase RibD, translating to MKYKEIFMKRAIQLAKNGLGFTSPNPMVGCVIERNGIVLSEGYHYKNEMYHAEFIAINNIKNKYLFFDCTLYVTLEPCVHFGETPPCVDLIIRKNIPRVIVGIQDPCEKVKGLGIKKLKKYGVEVIENVLIDQCRILNKRFFTFHEKKRPYIILKWAQSNDGFIYSEKKKSNWISGIYAKQLNHKWRSEEDGILVGKKTVLNDNPKLNVRKWFGKNPIRIFIDQKLSISNSHFILDGSQHTIVFTDKNKENQKNIEYIQISFKKKIIHQILDCLHKKKILSLIVEGGKKTLENFIKEDIWDECRIFICKIVLKSGLEAPKIGGMISTKMNLDNKDQLFIKSPI from the coding sequence ATGAAATATAAAGAAATTTTTATGAAAAGAGCTATACAATTAGCTAAAAACGGATTAGGATTTACATCTCCAAATCCTATGGTTGGATGTGTGATAGAAAGAAATGGAATTGTTTTATCAGAAGGATATCATTATAAAAATGAAATGTATCATGCCGAGTTTATAGCTATTAATAATATAAAAAATAAATACTTATTTTTTGATTGCACTCTATATGTTACATTGGAACCATGTGTTCATTTTGGAGAAACTCCTCCTTGTGTCGATTTGATAATTAGAAAAAATATTCCAAGAGTAATAGTGGGAATACAAGATCCTTGTGAAAAAGTGAAAGGGTTAGGAATAAAAAAATTAAAAAAATATGGTGTTGAAGTTATAGAAAATGTATTAATAGATCAATGTAGAATTTTAAATAAGCGTTTTTTTACTTTTCATGAAAAAAAACGTCCTTATATTATATTAAAATGGGCACAAAGTAATGATGGTTTTATATATTCAGAAAAAAAAAAATCCAATTGGATTAGTGGAATATATGCTAAACAACTAAATCATAAATGGAGGTCGGAAGAAGATGGAATTTTGGTAGGAAAAAAAACTGTATTAAATGACAATCCAAAGCTAAATGTTAGAAAATGGTTTGGTAAGAATCCGATTAGAATTTTTATTGATCAAAAATTAAGTATTTCTAATTCTCATTTTATTTTGGATGGATCTCAACATACTATTGTGTTTACAGATAAAAATAAAGAAAATCAAAAAAATATAGAATATATTCAAATTTCTTTTAAGAAAAAAATTATCCATCAAATATTGGATTGTTTGCATAAAAAGAAAATTTTATCTTTAATAGTGGAAGGAGGAAAAAAAACTTTAGAAAATTTTATAAAAGAAGATATTTGGGATGAATGCCGTATTTTTATATGCAAAATTGTATTAAAAAGTGGATTAGAAGCGCCTAAAATAGGAGGAATGATATCTACAAAAATGAATCTGGATAACAAAGATCAGCTTTTTATTAAATCACCCATTTAA
- a CDS encoding shikimate dehydrogenase family protein — MKHEKKRIYGLIGKNIKYSFSRKFFLEKFKQESIFNADYEIFDISKIEDVSLIFQNPYLKGCNVTIPYKTSIIPFLTQIMPEAKSIGSVNVVKITNKCRIGFNTDVLGFECSFKKKFKQFKNKTNFKALILGTGGVSKTISFVLEKLKIPYQYISRKKNSGFLVYEDINQNLLNEYKIIINCTPIGTYPNINSCPFLPYQYVSSEHYFYDLVYNPNKSLFLKKAEKKGALIQNGLEMFYFQAEESWKIWKKI, encoded by the coding sequence ATGAAACATGAAAAGAAAAGAATTTATGGTCTGATAGGAAAAAATATTAAATATTCTTTTTCTAGAAAATTTTTTCTTGAAAAATTCAAACAGGAATCTATTTTCAATGCAGATTACGAAATTTTCGATATTTCAAAAATAGAAGATGTATCGTTGATCTTTCAAAATCCTTATTTGAAAGGATGTAATGTGACTATACCTTATAAAACAAGTATTATTCCTTTCCTTACTCAAATTATGCCTGAAGCAAAATCTATAGGATCTGTGAATGTAGTAAAAATTACGAATAAATGTAGAATTGGTTTTAATACAGATGTTTTAGGTTTTGAGTGTTCTTTTAAAAAAAAATTTAAACAATTTAAAAATAAAACAAATTTTAAAGCATTAATCTTAGGAACTGGAGGGGTTTCTAAAACCATTTCATTTGTTTTAGAAAAATTAAAAATTCCATATCAATATATTTCTAGGAAAAAAAATAGTGGGTTTCTAGTTTATGAAGATATAAATCAAAATTTATTGAATGAATACAAAATTATCATTAATTGTACTCCTATAGGAACATATCCTAATATAAATTCATGTCCATTTTTACCTTATCAATATGTTTCCTCCGAACATTATTTTTATGACCTAGTTTATAATCCCAATAAATCTTTGTTTCTAAAAAAGGCAGAAAAAAAGGGGGCTTTAATCCAAAACGGGTTAGAAATGTTTTATTTTCAAGCTGAGGAATCTTGGAAAATATGGAAAAAAATATAA
- the rpsU gene encoding 30S ribosomal protein S21 translates to MILITTVREGESIDKALKKCKKKFDKTRLLKEFRERQQYIKPSEGRRIEILKAKYREHMKSKREE, encoded by the coding sequence ATGATCTTAATTACTACTGTTAGAGAAGGAGAATCAATTGATAAAGCTTTAAAAAAATGTAAAAAAAAATTTGATAAAACTCGTCTTTTAAAAGAGTTTAGAGAAAGGCAACAATATATAAAACCTTCTGAAGGAAGAAGGATTGAAATATTGAAAGCGAAATATAGAGAACATATGAAATCGAAAAGAGAAGAATAG